CGAGCCCGCGGGCGAGAAAGGGCGCGCGAGCCCGCGGGCGAGAAAGGGCGCGCGAGCCCGCGGGCGAGAAAGGGCGCGCGAGCCCGCGGGCGAGAAAGGGCGCGCGAGCCCGCGGGCGAGAAAGGGCGCGCGAGCCCGCGGGCGAGAAAGGGCGCGCGAGCCCGCGGGCGAGAAAGGGCGCGCGAGCCCGCGGGCGAGAAAGGGCGCGCGAGCCGGCGGGCGAGAAAGGGCGCGCGAGCCGGCGGGCGAGAAAGGGCGCGCAAGCCGGCGGGCGAGAAAGGGCGCGCGAGCACGCGGGCGAGAAAGGGCGCGCGAGCACGCGGGCGAGAAAGGGCGCGCGAGCACGCGGGCGAGAAAGGGCGCGCGAGCACGCGGGCGAGAAAGGGCGCGCGAGCCCGCGAGCGAGAAAgggcgcgcgcgcgagcgagaaagggcgcgcgcgcgagcgagaaagggcgcgcgcgcgagcgagaaagggcgcgcgcgcgagcgagaaagggcgcgcgcgcgagcgagaaagggcgcgcgcgcgagcgagaaagggcgcgcgcgcgagcgagaaagggcgcgcgcgcgagcgagaaagggcgcgcgcgcgagcgagaaagggcgcgcgcgcgagcgagaaagggcgcgcgcgcgagcgagaaagggcgcgcgcgcgagcgagaaagggcgcgcgcgcgagcgagaaagggcgcgcgcgcgagcgagaaagggcgcgcgcgcgagcgagaaagggcgcgcgcgcgagcgagaaagggcgcgcgcgcgagcgagaaagggcgcgcgcgcgagcgagaAAGGGCGCGCGCGGGGGCGAGAAAGGGCGCGCGCGCGGGCGAGAAAGGGCGCGCGCGCGGGCGAGAAAGGGCGCGCGCGCGGGCGAGAAAGGGCGCGCGCGCGGGCGAGAAAGGGCGCGCGCGCGGGCGAGAAAGGGCGCGCGCGCGGGCGAGAAAGGGCGCGCGCGCGGGCGAGAAAGGGCGCACGCGCGGGCGAGAAAGGGCGCGCGCGGGCGAGAAAGGGCGCGCGCGGGCGAGAAAGGGCGCGCGCGCGGGCGAGAAAGGGCGCGCGCGGGCGAGAAAGGGCGCGCGCGGGCGAGAAAGGGCGCGCGCGTGGGCGAGAAAGGGCGCGCCCGCGAGCGAGAAAGGGCGCGCGAGCGAGAAAGGGCGCGCGAGCGagcgtgtttgagagagagaaagcgcgcgagtgtttgagagagagagaaagcgcgcgagagagcgtgagagagagaaagcgcgcgagagagcgtgagagagagaaagcgcgcgagagagcgtgagagagagagaaagcgcgcgagagagcgagagagagagagaaagcgcgcgagagagcgtgagagagagagaaagcgcgcGAGAGAGCGTGATTGAGAGAGAAAGCGCGCGAGAGCgcgtttgagagagagagcgcgcgagagcgcgtttgagagagagagcgcgcgagagcgcgtttgagagagagagcgcgcgagagcgcgtttgagagagagagcgcgcgagagcgcgtttgagagagagagcgcgcgagagcgcgtttgagagagagagcgcgagcgcgagagagagagagagcgcgagagagagagcgcgagagagagagagcgcgagagagagagagcgcgagagagagagagcgcgagagagagagagcgcgagagagagagagcgcgagagagagagagcgcgagagagagagagcgcgagagagagagagcgcgagagagagagagcgcgagagagagagagcgcgagagagagagagcgcgagagagagagagcgcgagagagagagagcgcgagagagagagagcgcgagagagagagagcgcgagagagagagagcgcgagagagagagaagcgcgagagagagagagcgcgagagagagagagcgcgagagagagagagcgcgagagagagagcgcgagagagcgcgagagagagagcgcgagagagagagcgcgagagagagagcgcgagagagagagcgcgagagagagagagcgcgagagagagagcgcgagagagagagcgcgagagagagagcgcagagagagagcgcgagagagagagcgcgagagagagagcgcgagagagagagcgcgagagagagagcgcgagagagagagcgcgagagagagagcgcgagagagagagcgcgagagagagagcgcgagagagagagcgcgagagagagagagcgcgagagagagagcgcgagagagagagcgcgcgagagagagagcgcgcgagagagagagcgcgcgagagagagagcgcgcgagagagagagcggcgagagagagagcgcgagagagagagcgcgagagagagagcgcgagagagagagcgcgagagagagagcgcgagagagagagcgcgagagagagagcgcgagagagagagcgcgagagagagagcgcgagagagagagcgcgagagagagagcgcgagagagagagcgcgagagagagagcgcgagagagagagcgcgagagagagagcgcgagagagagagcgcgagagagagagcgcgagagagagagcgcgagagagagagcgcgagagagagagcgcgagagagagagcgcgagagagagagcgcgagagagagagcgcgagagagagagcgcgagagagagagcgcgagagagagagcgcgagagagagagcgcgagagagagagcgcgagagagagagcgcgagagagagagcgcgagagagagagcgcgagagagagagcgcgagagagagagcgcgagagagagagcgcgagagagagagcgcgagagagagagcgcgagagagagagcgcgagagagagagcgcgagagagagagcgcgagagagagagcgcgagagagaaagcgcgagagagaaagcgcgagagagaaagcgcgagagagaaagcgcgagagagaaagcgcgagagagagaaagcgcgagagtgagagagaaagcgcgagagtgagagagaaagcgcgagagtgagagagaaagcgcgagagtgagagagaaagcgcgcgagagagcgagagagaaagcgcgcgagagagtgagagagaaagcgcgcgagagtgcgagagagaaagcgcgcgagagagcgagagagaaagcgcgagagagagcgagagagaaagcgcgagagagagcgagagagaaagcgcgagagagcgagagagaaagcgcgagagagcgagagagaaagcgcgagagagcgagagagaaagcgcgacagagcgagagagaaagcgcgacagagcgagagagaaagcgcgagagagcgagagagaaagcgcgagagagcgagagagaaagcgcgagagagcgagagagaaagcgcgagagagcgagagagaaagcgcg
The DNA window shown above is from Mustelus asterias chromosome 2, sMusAst1.hap1.1, whole genome shotgun sequence and carries:
- the LOC144504256 gene encoding uncharacterized protein LOC144504256, which encodes ERERERARERESARERERERERARERESARERERERERARERESARERERERERARERESARERERERERSARERERERERARERESARERARERERERERESARERARERERERESARERARERERERESARERARERERERESARERARERERERESARERARERERERESARERARERERERESARERARERERERESARERAREREREREKRERERESARERARERERERESARERACEQQKYILQIRQLQEPNSGLTRKDFPESSICTDREINGVEACSTNKQKQKAHKTPADLPLTEKVHEKEGASQHNGRCKKTRQANVEQSTSALQRSTFTHILGDYRAKYHRGTLSA